The Papaver somniferum cultivar HN1 chromosome 6, ASM357369v1, whole genome shotgun sequence genome segment ttagacaaagttgtcaggcacCGATAGaaggtggccataatcaatggctatccttcctcatgagatgcaatctcagccatccaagttcgccaccgagatgacagacttgtggaaactttcaggcgaccagccgcctaaaactAATGGTAAtgtctacgccaggcgccacttgcaccaccgtgccactggcatgcatgatccatgccattaccactggcgtgcaccaaaaatGCCACTACGACATCTTCAGGCTCCAAcaaaaggtagccacaatcaacggctacccttatttcattagatgcgatctcagccatcgaagttcgccaccaagacggtgagcttgtggcaagttttaggcgaccatccaagacgagcctaatagcatcacatgcgatttacctgcggcaagcctctcaatttcaacttgccacacatagcaaagtgctaatgttttccacgaaaacactcgagacatcaaaacatgtcacaaactgggggatactcatcagggtattggtgtggcggtttacagcgtgcggcgtgcaatacgcccgttataagaaagtgtcataaagcggggcggttagtaatggcaagaagtaatggtgaaatgtatccttcattatggaaacatcaattccaggcgttacccgttactcccttcttccaccactcaatcgtttccacttcctacgagaccagggtacgttttgttgcgacttgtataaataggtctcacctatttccaccaaaggacatgttttggtcaggagaacaacacaacattcagaaatcacctgatagattTTTCATTCAGCTAGGAAGTTCAattttctaatacaagtcacaaactcccacacttccagaacgacgattctggtctcaacactttcttcgcttccctccctaagaccaacccttctccttcactttgtgaccgaagcaagtctggaacggctatttcttggtttaggccagatttgtacagattgatctctcgaattaaaactactctcgtgcagtacattgtttagggtttagattcgtttctcatccacacacacgaatttaccaaaatcagcagaaaccgttttcacccatgaACACCAGGCAAGTGCATTATGGCAGGCTTAATTGGAACTTTTTTCGGGGATTGGTGAGGTCTGCTCCGGATCCCACTTTTCTACTTGCACCTGCTGACCGAACTGACGTTGTATTCTCTTCTCCAAAATTACCAACTActgatgttgatacatgaaaataatcacCTATTAGCGGTGATAGGGAGCCCCTAAAGGGGAGGTAAACCCAATATGAAATATAGGAGGCCGCTAGAAAATATCCATAAGGTAGAAAGGATAAGGAGGGAATTAAGGGAAAAGGAGAAGGTTGTATTAGGAGAGtgacattagtggtaattaagaagGTTTAAGGATATGtgacatgatgtcataaaaggaagggcttTTGAAAAAGTCTATAaggtttttcctatttcccatcccaCTTTTCCTGTTTCCCATCCACCTTAAATCCTATCCCTAATTATACTAAGTACCACCCATATAAAATTTCAGATGTCCTAAATACCATCTATGCAAAATTTTATTTAAACCCATGAAACCACCGTACAACtaaacagaaaagaagaaaaaaagaaaaaaaaactaggtAATCACCACGTTtctatctccaccaccaccaccgaccactgCATATTCCTCCATCTACCACACCCTAGATGAATATAAGGAAGGAGAAAGTTTGGGGGTGTTAGGAAGGCTAGATTCTAAAAATGGTGGGCGATTGTTACTAGGCCATCATATTACTCTAACTTGCATATATTGAGTTAATATTTACAACGTACTACTAGTTGGATCATCCGCTAGTGTTTGTTAGGTAGAATTTTGTGCCATGTGCTTCTAGCTCGAGCATGTGCTAACCTGCGAATCATCTTCTTGATCGCATTTTTAGAGTTGTACAAAGGAAAATCATTAAATCAAGAAAACAAGAGCATGGTAATTCTTTTCAAGTTTCCTGCTGGTCATCAGGGGCGGAAGCACATGTTGACTAAACTTGGCTGTAGCCCTCATCCCCCTCCCCCCTCCCCCTTTTATTACAAAACTTCGCTAAGTCGGTAATTTACCCTTTGTCCAAAAGAAAAATTATGTTTAGTCCACCAAGCTCATCAAACTAGTCCACCAAGCCAAGCAATTTAGTCCACCATATTCATATCTGTTGTTCTTTGTTAGCAGAGGTAGTAGAAGAATAATAGAGAAAACAAGGGAGGGATAGTTAGTCCATGTTGTGCAATACTGGGGTTGCTTAGTAAATGTTCGTCGAAATGCTTCAACTATCTATTTGTTTGGTCACCTGTGAACACTTAATAATGTAGGAGGTTAGGAGTCATTGATGATTTAAACAAATGTAGAATCTTTATGGTATTACTCTATAGTATTAATGCACCAACATATGGATTTTGCGAATATATGGGAAGTTGCCATACTGCTAAACATGCCTGGTTAACATGGTAACTACTTCATCTCCATGACAGAGTCTCAACTGATGACATGATGCGGAATTCATATATTACAGTAGTTTCAAGTTGTTCTTTATGTGTTGTTCACTCCCATTTAGAAACCAATTCCCATTTGTTGTTCAAGTGCAGCTATCCCGCTGTTTTATGGCGATGGCTTAGTAGCGTATTTGAGGTTAATTTAGTTTGCAACACATTTCATAAACTTTTCACAGCTATGAATTTTAATGGCCCGTCGTACCTTAGAAATTTCTTTGGGTTGGGGTAAGCTACGACGAGCCATTCAAATTTATGGGATTTGTTAGCAATGGGGCGAAGTGGAATTGAGTGTTTAAAGAATCTCTTAGATTCTTCAACAAGAATTTCTTTGGACTGCCCTTTTACAGGTTTTGATAGTGTCATATTTTAGTGCTTAGAACGATAACAAATTTTGACCTAAGTCATGTTGTTCACATCTGCTTGAAGATTCCACTTCTTTTCAATGGATCAACAATTTTCAATGCATCAGCAATTTGCAAAGGTGTAGAGATGTTCCCCAAAGATTGAACTCTTGTTAATTGAAAACTCAATGCTGCAAACTTGAGAATTTAATGTTCTTAACAATTtagtaagatttttttttctgtcGGATGCCGAGTCTGTTGACAGAAAACTTTGTACATTGCTGCTATGATATGATCTTATTTTGTTAATGCTTTCAAGGTGAAATGGTGTTTCCTAGATTGACTTTGGTgcagcaattttttttttagcccCACCCCAATTGGAAAACCTGGTTCAGTCACTGGTGGTCATTGAAGTACTTTAAGCCCAAAATGATAATTTTGTTGAGTTCAGAAAAACCAAAAATCTTTACTCCAAAACAATGGTCGTGAATCCGACTGAGTATTGTAGGACAGCCGCCTTATCCCTTGGAGATATCATATAGCTTTAGCCAGAAACCAGAAACCAAAGTCCTTTCCCAGTAACAAGTACTAGGTCGGACAAAGATAAACCGCGTAACGATCTTATCTCCAGAGATGCGGCGAAGTTTTTACACAGGCTGCCAGCCCACCTATACGCAACTTGCCCGGAGGCAAGACTAATCCTTAACACATCCCGTATCTGGTTCGTTTTCGGTGCAGAGGGTGCAGTGGCCATCACTTCAATGGGGTTGCACGTTCGCGACCATTTAGGTGATGTATCCACATATTCCATGTCACGACTGCAGGGctacggggggggggggggggggggggggggggggtgtagaGCTACTGAGGGGTCCCCCATTCACAATTCTTCCATGGTTGTTTACAAGTTCGCGGCTTTTCGCAATCCTACTAATAAAAGAGACAGAAATTCAAAGGTAAATAGGGTCATCTCACGTACCTCGGGTACATACCTCCTTCACGTGGATGGATGCTTTTCCGCGCACTTCTGTCGAGTGCCATCTCTCTCTCCAAGCCTCGGTCATTCAGGTCCCGTTTAATCATTTCATCCCATGTGAGTTTCGGTCATCCTGAACGCTTTATTCTACCTTCCGGACGTGTAATGCATCCTACCCGAACTGGGCGTTCGGTGGTCTTCGCTGGAGATCCCCGAACCAGCGTAACTGATGTTGTGACAGTATATCCTTTATAGGTGCTACCCCAAGTTTTCCACGGACACAATCATTTCTGATTTTATCGCGCCTTGTGTGTCCACATGCCCACCTTAGCATCCTCATTTTTGTCACATGGAGTGCCATGAGGTGCGAGCTTCTAGTTGCCCAGCATTCCGCTCCATACAGTAGCGCATGCTGATTGCTGTCCTGTAGAATTTTCCTTTCAGTTTAACTGGACCTTACGATCGCAAAGGACTCCAGTTGGCAGTCTCCATTTAGCCCATCACTCTGAATCATAGATCCCAGATATCTAAAGGATTCTTTCCTTGGTACAATCTGGCCGTCTAGTAACAGTTCTCCATCCTCCGTCCCGGTTTCGTCAAAATCACACTTCAGATACTCGCTCTTTGTTCTACTGAGTCTGAAGCCCTTCGCTTCCAGGGTATGGTGCCACATCTCCATCTTACCTTCTATCTCTTGCTTGGACTCCCCAATAAGTGCCACGTCATCCTCAAAGAGCATACACCAAGGGATCTCCCCCTGTATATCCTTCGTGACTTGGTCCAGTATTAATGCAAACAGATATGGGCTCGACGCTGACCCTTGGTGTAGTCCTATTTTTATAGGAAAATCATTCGAGACACCGTCACACGTCCTGACCCCTGTGACCACTCTCTCGTACATATCCTTGATAAGGGATATATATTTAGGTGATACCCTCTTCTGTTCGAGGGCCCACCACATTACCTCTCGTGGGACTTTGTCATATGCCTTCTTAAGGTCTATGAAAACATATGCAGGTTATGCATTTGTTCTCGGTAGAGCTCCATCATCTGTCTAACCAGGAAAATCTCTTCAGTAATGGATCTCCATGGCATAAACCCAAACTGATTCTTCGTAACACTCGATTTCCCTCGTAACCGACGGTCGATAAAACGTTCCCAGAGTTTCATTGTGTGGCTCATAAGTTTGATGCCCCCGTAGTTTGAACAACTCTGGATGTCTCCTTTATTCTTAAAGATCGGCACGATGATGCTTCTTCGCCACTCATCTGGCATCCGATTTGAATGACAGATGTTATTGAAGAGCTTGGTCAGCCAACTAATCCCTTCATCTCCCAGGGACTTCCACACCTCAATCAGGATGTTATCAGGTCCCAGTGCCTTCCCTCGCTTAGTACCTTTTAGGGCCTCTTTTACTTCACATTCGAGGATGGTGGGAAACTCCTCCTTTCGCAAGTCCACAGGTTCAAAGGAGCCCACCAGATTGACGGGTGGATTGTATGCATCAGCGTTGAAAATGTTTTCAAAATAGTTCTTCCAGCGTGTCTTTATCATATAGATTTAGCCAACACCCAAAAATATCTCGTGGGTTAATTTCAAGAAAAACCCATTGTACACTATTAACTGCGTGATTGGATTATCATGTTTTTATAGATACACAAGCAGTTGAGTTCAATTgataatgaaattagggtttagatatTCTTCCATAGATTTTTCATAATGGAGTCTCCGATAGTTCTTCTACGTCTCGGCCTTAAATGACAAAAAGAATATATAAATAGGTGTATTATAATTGTTCAACCTAGGGTTTTTAACTTGATTGTGTTTGATTTTGTTCCATTAAAAAGAGATtaacgaagaagaagacaaaTACAATTAGTAATAATCATGGTCAAAATCAATTTGACTTTTATGGATGGTACATAGGAAAAACGAGAATTGAAAGTAAAAAAGAATGGTTTTAGATTTGTAGAGGGGATAGGAAATAGGAAAAAtggggatgggaaatagggaaaaccGTCTATAAAAGGAGGTACGTAGTACAATGGAAAACAAGTTCTCTCTCATACCGTTCCTAGAAAGTGTTGTCATTAGGtgtgactaggacgggtagaaccaatattatattcacccctcaacatttggcgactatacccggaggctcgtgcctagcctACCATGACACACCAAGGAAGCACTAGCTCGGGCGTGTTAGAGAATCAGTTGATCGACTAGCTGCTCAACCCGGAAGACGAGAGAGTAGGAATAATGTCAAACTCGATCATACAAGGAAGAGGGACAGACGTCTtgaaagagaaaaacaaacaacCAGCAGCTGGAGATGCGCCACCTATGCAAGAAATGCAGAGAGAACTGGATGACCACATCAGGCGAGAACAAGAACTAAGTAAGTTGTTGAGAGTATCTGAAGCTGAACAAAACACCAAAGAAGCAACGAAAAACATCAGAGATGAGGAGGAAGAGCATGTAATCATATCACAAGAGGCGATATCAAAGTACCTAGAAACAAATTACCGAGTGGTGAAATAAGATAACTACGACTTCATGACCAGTCCATACTCCTCAGAAATTACAGAATATCAGTACCCCAAGGACTATACTTCACCAAAGAGTTATGTGGACAactttaaaaagataaagttgaaatcaataagagagattagatcagggaatccttcttcgttgcaaaacaatgattcaagttatgttctttttcagtttttattaatcacagattatcaccaaccgtaggtaaagcagctagctcagtgctaaacccctaaatccctagtatcaccggatacgaaagttctcgactaccggattctattcaccaaaccacctagtagtagctcactcaagatgtaatttagttaaacgcattaagatttatgaatttattaggttgatattcgtagttagactcttagctcaaggtctacttgctaacgttgtttccacacacaatttctccacggaatccctccgcaaggtctcgtgttgatacttgtgtaaagagtcaagaaacgattacttatcccctaaatttcactagctttagatcaactaacaaatcaatttagtatgcatcctaaacgacctatcaatcaaccatgaatgtataaacattcctattagtaaaaacaaacgataatcatgtgaaaacttcaaagtagatttaaaacaaaactcaaaacatgtcaagaactaggaattaatccttgatcaataaaattagctactcatgctaaggagttcacacaaagaataaagaaaagagaaatgttgtgtgtgtagaggtgtgtaaaaattgtgtagagaacttctttatttatagacttcaatttcctagcaatcctcttaggaatagaatccttattccataataacaccagtttccctttgtagctcaacttccaaatccaagtctttctcaaatcttccatattctctttccaaatccaagcccaattattcaaacccatgagttgagatgagtctagaaaatccttcattaaatgagtcgcctatgaaatgacaatattgcccatttcgcacaaattgggtgatttctttcttcttttcctccgtgcgactccaaaatacctaataactcaaaaacatgcgtaaaatacataatttacaagaaaaatagcagagaaagaataaataatagataataaataggatgtattctacaccctatcacaaATGTCTTGGTATGACCtaaaaggattactccttagctgattcttccgaatcccgaggtagaaatatTGTTGTATTAAATATTGATATCAGTCCCTCTATTAAGACATTTAACactatcagaaaatttgaaatggAGTTCACCAGAGTATCAAAAAATTCTACCGAGgttattgattttcagaatcatgctcagctcattgatgaatttggaaagtctcttggtcgagaacgggaactctataatatcattgagtccttctctaacaatatcgaaatacttcttcaagaaacttctctacagcgtgaaaatattagtattcttgaggatattgtcaaggaagattcaattagagaaaaacatttgatcgagacacattcatcagaaataaacaactatcgtgctgaaaaagagaaacttgttgcatctctgcaacttgcccgagaacagtgtaacgccttgaaaaaggaaaactctgttttgttGATTAAGTCATCCTATACACCTTCTCCTgatactcacaaggttttacctcgtgtaaagaaaaattcctacaaggaagtacctactgagaatcacttgcaaaatatgcatgtgaaggatgaaggTTTGGATCAAGGCCATCATGTCTCAATTCCACAATGTTGTTccttatgtgggaaaaagaatcactatgctcttcattgttttatCAGAAGGAAACATATTTCTAATCTTCagaatttgcttctttctactgtcaatggagtaaaccgTCTGACAACACCTACAATGAGTTTCTttcctacagaaaaccagaaatcttataaaaatgatctctcttcaagaaatcatcacaagttgcatattcctcattaaggtataaactcttgtgccactaatgaagactttccttgtgtttataagaacaagtctggtaagtctagatTACGAAAATGGAAATTCTCCAAATTCCCGTTTatggaacctatttctagaggtcccagactcagtcctcagaaaaatccttcggaTGGACTTTTGAAAGGGTTTATGACTAATTCCTCTGGAATACGTTATAATCAATGGAAGGAAGGTAATACACAAGCAAAACGCTCAGAAAACTTGTACAATCCTTCTCCCATGTTTCGTAGTGAGATCAATTCTCACTCCTTTACCTAACTCTAGGTAACCccatccttgaatctatcttgagaaaGTACAAGGATGATGATTATGGGAGTCTCAAGAATTGTTGTATATTTTTGTGTTGTTTCTCTTTTGTCAATCAATCTGAGATATGCAACTGACATAACTCATGCTTTAATTTAAAGATTATTGATCTATATTGACAAACATTGTGTTTATTCTTATTCCATCTTTCTCTTGTAAGCGGTCTGTGAACGTCCGTGTCCTACtcctgtgagttcatagggtttccttaatgagaAGTGTCTTCTCTTAATACATATACATCTTATATTGTATTAATCCATCCCTAacatatatggagaactctgcaaaatctcaagattgtgcatcttgatatggaagaagacactcaaggacgtgagtcgatTCAAGAGCTGTTTTTAAAaaagatgcttgcaaggaaggaccacaactcctggattgatgattctatcAAGGATTTAACTCTTTTTCAGAAtaattcaaaggtcgagtttgcaaatcttcaactgcaaataaaccagcccttagatggtcaggccagaatccttgctaatcaaaatattctgatacgaAATCAGAAAAAGGTCATCATGGATTCTGTCAAGGCTAGAcatcttgctcgggttgttgattgtAAGGTTAgtattctaactcacgaacatggagtttctacggtcaatagagtaaaggaaatcagtgataccttctttgatggattcattgaaatgtatgaggttctcaatgaaatttgattttatttgtctagtaaatcttctttttgttttgtatagaagaataactagagtttggaatagccattattgtgattacacatagctatgtccaacgttttcatcttcatgtttttaggcttattggtttaaattctaaaattgtttgaaagatgatttttgcagtattaatctttatggctttacatattgcaatttgttatgggatatatgtgtttgcgtccgtgaactatgactgtcccataccttgtcaaaagttaagtctttcatatgtcgatttgcatgtattgataaaagaatgaatgaacttttgacattacaaaagttttaagcctattgtatatcattatgcaaatattgacggAAGAatagatgaacttttgtttacgaggattatgtctattatatgtcattgtacaaatagtgatggaaaatagaatgaatccttgtctactccacaatattgatcttccatgatccatatttttatgtatatattgtgcggctccgtaagttatcttatgttgagcatttccgattaaattaatcatgggttttcttgtggttggtttgattgagtattttttggattcaaattcatattcatatgtgatttgttatgtccaaagaaatctttcttttcttgtgaaagtaaggtcgctcttgttgttctttcgggaatgacattttgtgggggagagttcttaattgaaattgtgcttaatttccaaatctttgtggggagtgggatgtggaattttatacggGTTATCCTgtgtctttataaactccttgatgaaagcatttatcttcggctatatgattgcatctaaaaagtttatATGTGCTTgcgtttggtcatgaaatgtctctatgaaagtttcattaggatcccactagttttcataccttttccaattttattgaaaaaaagggggagagttaatgtgtagttcacactagaaatacatatggttttcggatcattatgtaaggtggagtggtttccatgtgagatggagtattgactaagggggagtgatacatatcaccatagtattgttgtcgaagttgtgatacaattgaactttgatgttgtataataatactatgacacttcgtaaccatgattgagaattcttgttttctcattgttatggctacggattttcaacaacgatgatgctaaacttacaacctttgggatcattggagtacttggaagtgacgaagatttcgagtaatgttgaagaaccaagatgaccaggcatgtggaagagaagctacaaaagtttatatttattttagtattccatatgtattgatagttttgtcattaaaattgacaaagggggagattgttagagcactgctcggtcgaactcgcatgcgttgctatctcaagcatgtttgtcaatgttagtgatcaaaactataagtcttgatttctagtctacttatagctaagtctcggactaggatagaaagtgtagttgagctctagactccatggcgatcatcatacaaagacgaagaactactcaaggaattggtggaactacgtcgactaaaaggtatgtggagacttgaacttatctatcactcaaaagtctatctactctatctcctatcttgagacaaaagtcgtattgctatatagactatgattatacacatttgctatttcgagtcgagtttatctcgcttatctatttctcgaaatatgtgttggtaagctttcgctttggccaagttcatatttactagtgacgaaagtcatattaagtttcaattacttgaaaattgctttgacgaaaaatggtttgtggataacaactatataacatcctctaagaatgtttcaatgattgaaatgatagtttagaatatataaccattgttggatataaatattgtgtgataactcatacatgtgtatccttattccttgaaccaaagtatgcgtactttgctaatcaggaaaaccggaacttaagtccgcgtaccagtacgcgcaccatcggaagttcacgtcttgtgaaaatctgctggagtttgtgaattgaaaacaaacttattctgggtacttaagtccgcgtacttaggttggttattttatgaaaacgattattcgtgaacttaaacttatataaagtaaggaatgcatatttgcaaactgtggctataaatttcatgaatcgattcgagtgaatcaaatcatttttgcttcgattgtgtcttgtatacttctataagatctaagcaattgaaaaactctctaactagttcatttgagtcatttgaactagttatggtaaagaagaatatggttgatatgaaagtgctcacatggataaccatttggttaactattgttgaaccaactaaatgtacatgtttgggtatggtaacacaaacctaaaaacgtgcatttcatttgtgtgtaacaaacaaaatttcaatctaacggttgaaagatattagcttgaatctaatcaggttttcatctaacggcgaatattgaatgctttgttaccaatgtaacttagattgcaaaccctgatttgaaaggatatataaagaagaactctagtaactgggaaacctaatacccacacctcctgtgtgatacaagttgtataagctagagtcaattctcctttaaccttaggtttctaccgagaccctgtaggttaacgaattgaagacttcatttggatttcgaagccagacccaattattttctttgtagttgcgtggtaTGATCTTGATGTTATATCGTACAaaatacaatcgtaagattgacttgagattgatttcgcCGATACgcaagattaaaagaagtcacaaacatattcgtctcatcgtttgtgattccgcaatatcttctttcgctagtcgattaagattattgtgaggtgattgataattctaggatgttcttcgggaatataagtctgggttatcaattggttcctgttcgccttgatttatcaaaagacggaacaaaaactcttaggtatttctgtggaagatagatttatctattaccgtagacttttctgtgtgatacagatttgtttattaaagtcttcgactttgggtcgtagcaactcttagttatgggtgagatcagcaaagggaatcaagtgcgtagtatcctgctggtatcagagacgtaaggagcgcaactataccttggatcagtgtgagattgattggggtttaactacagcccagaccgaagttagtttgtagtagtctagtgtatgtagcgacttaatacagtgtgtgttcaatctgtactaggtcctgggggttttatgcatttgcggtttcctcgttaacaaaacttctggtgtctgtgttatttcttttccgcattatattttgttacataattgaaatatcacaggttgtgcgttgaatcga includes the following:
- the LOC113290700 gene encoding uncharacterized protein LOC113290700; its protein translation is MWWALEQKRVSPKYISLIKDMYERVVTGVRTCDGVSNDFPIKIGLHQGSASSPYLFALILDQVTKDIQGEIPWCMLFEDDVALIGESKQEIEGKMEMWHHTLEAKGFRLSRTKSEYLKCDFDETGTEDGELLLDGQIVPRKESFRYLGSMIQSDGLNGDCQLESFAIVRSS